From one Balaenoptera acutorostrata chromosome 6, mBalAcu1.1, whole genome shotgun sequence genomic stretch:
- the SPACA9 gene encoding sperm acrosome-associated protein 9 isoform X2 has translation MKTLSRCGAGCLKKEGRRVEGPVGNPQPSLHLLSPRDPATCSRGGAGLPRDPIAMAPAVTIRPAAPPLLTSDLPTPPTPSPKPWEGPPRPSGAPDTHGDAPASGHSVSEGRSRTSKIKKCLHPAPFIQTNLAAVTLVQGTITLDSLLQLLSRYSWCACHKSIGSRTKSVLLSGALGATSQETPSFRSCCVRMLRETQQKASLLSTCDLAGSLDVFSAPPPQCSGSFHLQHPTGALPQCSLL, from the exons atgaagacgcTGAGTAGATGTGGGGCAGGGTGCTTGAAAAAAGAGGGGCGGAGGGTCGAGGGTCCCGTCGGAAACCCTCAGCCCAGCTTGCACCTTCTGAGCCCCCGAGACCCCGCCACTTGctcccggggcggggcggggctgcccCGTGACCCGATTGCTATGGCACCGGCGGTAACAATCAGGcccgcggccccgccccttcTCACCTCagatctccccaccccacccaccccgtcTCCCAAGCCCTGGGAAGGGCCTCCCCGCCCCTCCGGAGCCCCAGACACCCACGGAGACGCTCCAGCTTCAGGGCACTCTGTGAGTGAAGGCCGCTCTAGGACAAGCAAG ATCAAGAAGTGCCTGCACCCTGCGCCTTTCATCCAGACTAATCTGGCTGCAGTGACTCTTGTTCAAGGGACGATCACTTTGGATAGCTTATTACAGCTCCTCTCACGGTACTCCTGGTGTGCATGTCACAAGTCGATAGGATCAAGAACCAAGTCGGTTTTGCTCTCAGGGGCTCTTGGGGCCACCAGTCAAG AGACTCCCTCATTCCGGTCCTGCTGTGTGAGGATGCTGAGGGAGACCCAGCAGAAAGCAAGCCTCCTCTCCACCTGCGACCTGGCAGGAAGCCTGGATGTGTtctccgcccccccaccccagtgttCTGGCTCCTTCCACTTGCAGCATCCCACTGGGGCCCTACCTCAGTGCAGCCTCCTCTGA
- the SPACA9 gene encoding sperm acrosome-associated protein 9 isoform X3 — MKTLSRCGAGCLKKEGRRVEGPVGNPQPSLHLLSPRDPATCSRGGAGLPRDPIAMAPAVTIRPAAPPLLTSDLPTPPTPSPKPWEGPPRPSGAPDTHGDAPASGHSIKKCLHPAPFIQTNLAAVTLVQGTITLDSLLQLLSRYSWCACHKSIGSRTKSVLLSGALGATSQETPSFRSCCVRMLRETQQKASLLSTCDLAGSLDVFSAPPPQCSGSFHLQHPTGALPQCSLL, encoded by the exons atgaagacgcTGAGTAGATGTGGGGCAGGGTGCTTGAAAAAAGAGGGGCGGAGGGTCGAGGGTCCCGTCGGAAACCCTCAGCCCAGCTTGCACCTTCTGAGCCCCCGAGACCCCGCCACTTGctcccggggcggggcggggctgcccCGTGACCCGATTGCTATGGCACCGGCGGTAACAATCAGGcccgcggccccgccccttcTCACCTCagatctccccaccccacccaccccgtcTCCCAAGCCCTGGGAAGGGCCTCCCCGCCCCTCCGGAGCCCCAGACACCCACGGAGACGCTCCAGCTTCAGGGCACTCT ATCAAGAAGTGCCTGCACCCTGCGCCTTTCATCCAGACTAATCTGGCTGCAGTGACTCTTGTTCAAGGGACGATCACTTTGGATAGCTTATTACAGCTCCTCTCACGGTACTCCTGGTGTGCATGTCACAAGTCGATAGGATCAAGAACCAAGTCGGTTTTGCTCTCAGGGGCTCTTGGGGCCACCAGTCAAG AGACTCCCTCATTCCGGTCCTGCTGTGTGAGGATGCTGAGGGAGACCCAGCAGAAAGCAAGCCTCCTCTCCACCTGCGACCTGGCAGGAAGCCTGGATGTGTtctccgcccccccaccccagtgttCTGGCTCCTTCCACTTGCAGCATCCCACTGGGGCCCTACCTCAGTGCAGCCTCCTCTGA